The DNA window TCGAGATTTATACTTGAACGCGGACACATGAATGTGTGAATAACCGGGCTGTTTTTACAATTTGTCGCCGAATTTGCAGCTGGTATGGTAAGACTCACCTCAACGCGCGTCTAATTACACATtgattgtttttctttctcgCAGTAATTATTTCAGTTGTAATAAATTTAGTTGCTATTTTTGCGAAACATaattttgcaatttgtttggcGGTACCTCGTTGTTAGCTGGCCGCGAGTGCCGCATATGCTAGTTAGCtcccaaaaaattaaatttttaattttatgctTTCTGCATTCGATTGGATTTTTGTGTGGGTGCTGCTTTGCTGTTGGCTGGAATTCGCCTAATTGGTTTCTGCTCTTTGGGGAGTGTCCTCTGCGTTTTGCAGTTAAATTgttcggtttaaataattagcAAACCTGTGGCCAACTAATGGCTGCCTTTTGGTAAAACTGAGTATGTAAATGGTATATGGTTTGCAGCATTATCTGCTGCATATTCACTGCAGAAGCGATTTGGCAACTCGAGGAAGTTTTTATCCAGCTAACTTGTTGCAACATCCAAATCAACTGCTTTTCATATGAAAATTGATGTTTACAACCTTATCGGAAGTTTCAACTAATAACGTAGTTAGATCGTTTGATTGATTACTCATCCATTGGCACAGCTGCACTTGGTTTGCCTTCCCCTTGTCGAAAGTTTAACGACTAAGCCCACACTCAATCCGTTTACTAGATGAAAGGCACACATGTTCGATGCAGTTCCAGATCGTTGGCCAGGCTGAATCAAACATTCGACTCAATTACACAAccaaaaaatacatatataaataacaaCACACAATTGCCGAACAAGGTTAAGGTCAATTACAACCAGGCATCAATAAACAACAGCGACAACTGCCATGTGAATAAATTTCGCACGaaatgtataatataaaatgaagAACTAGTTTTCTCACTTCTTCCAGTTTAAATTTACGGTTGTTacttaaaactattttttaagaTACATACTATTAAAATATGCTTAAAATTTATGTAAGTTAAATTTAAGAATCATAGAATGAAGCTGTTCTTCATCAGAATCGCTAACCGAGGTAATCTGGCCCTGTCCGTCCGTGTGTTCCACTGTTCGTTCGCATGAACTCCGATATTTCGAGAACTTTTAAACTTATAAATCTGAAACTAAGCATGCATTTTCTAGACGCCCACGCACGGAAGTTTGTTGAAAGCTAAAATATGTCTGAGGCCAACGCGTTTATTTGGATAAGTGTAAATGTAATTTGGGTTAGCTTATCAATAATCACTTACGTGACAAAAGttggtaaaattaaaaaaaaaaaaaaattaactaAAAGTTAACTGAAAAAAAAGCAGTCTTCTTTGTATATGCAAAAATTGATGTCTGTTTGATTTAAAATTGCCTACCGAGATTTTCAAGACCAAAGCTAATTTAGCATGGGGCCGTGTGAAAGAAGCAGAGCGGAATTGCAACCTCAAAATGCATCAAGTTTGTTTGCTTAAGCAACAGATACTACTTATGCGCTCCAAGCCAAGTCATGCTTAATTCAAAAAAAGTAACAGAATAAAAccatacatttttattgagcAATTACCGCAAAGTTCTCGAGTTGGTGGCAAATCTTTTCTCACTGCAAAAGAAGCGGCAAGGTCAGCCACAAAAACGGCAACAACCGCACGAATCTTGTCATCTGAAGCAGCCATAACATTAATCTGCACAATCAACTGAAAAACATACAGCATCATACACTTGGAATAAAGTTTccggaaaatttaaattgtccATACAGTATACTTATTTCCAAGACAGTCACAAATTCAGTATTTTCTTATCGTGTAGAGAACAATTGTTGCAGCACCAAAAACGAATCTTAAAGCTGAAAAGCGGGTCAGATACATCTGAGGTTAAAGGTAAACCCGACGGCTACTGACTCATTAACTGGATTAGGGAGTGGTTTATGTACCATCAAGCAAATTGAGCTTGTATCTTGACATTAAGGCCAATGATTGGCATCGCCGCTAATTGTAGTAGACTTTAATGTTTTTCCCCCTGACGAAACCTTGAACTTTGCAGATTTGTTTAGTTTGCCTAATTATTTGTGTTATTTTCTTGCAGATTGCCATGAAACAGTTCGTTCCAAGCGAACTAAACGCCCACGAGCACCGGAACCGGTAAACTTTGAGCCGGAGCCGCAGCAGGATCTGGAGAACGATGAGAACGGCAGCCAGGAGAAGGATCTTCCGGAGATACCGGACAACTTTCTTAGCCCCTCGGTTCGGGAGTATCTGGAGCTGGGCAAATCCATTCCCGGTGGGTAATGGATTTTTGGAATCCCCAAAGTTACTAATACTGCGCTACTTAAATTAAATGGTTCATCCCAATGCGAGTATACATGCCCGGAAAGTCCATCAATTAAACATGACACAACATCGAAAACAATGGCAAGGGTCCTTTGGCGGAGTGGAATATACTTCTtgatcatttttttttgggagtAGTCGTTCTGAAGATGGGGCAGCGAGTGAAATGCATTTCGGTGCCATCAGCAACAGGCCAGAAAAAAGTGCAcgattttaaattattttcggACGAGCGCGAAATGGATATTTGGCACAGAAGTGCATCTACTCGTAAATTCATTTATTAGCGCCAGAGAGGCGACTGAAACCGGTCGAGGATTTGTTTATGCccggttttatttttgtttccatttttttcGGTTGTTGGGGGGCTTCAGTTTTTGGTGACCCCGGGGCAGCGCGCCTGCAGTTGACACTTCTGGGAGGTAGGAGTGGCTTTTTTCTGCAGTTTTCTTTCAAGTAAGGTTGGATGAAGTGAAATTGATTGGAAACCCCACGGACTGCGTGACATGcagtttgttttggtttcggtGACTCGGTGGCGGCTCACTAATTGCAATAACAAAATCATTTGCAGGTCGTCCTGGCGTTGACTATCCCATACTGTCGGCGGTGCCGTACACCAACTTTTACTGCGACGAGCAGGAGTATCCTGGGTTCTTTGCCGATATGGAGACAAGGTGCCAGGGTGAGTTAACCTCAAACTAAGTTTGCACGCGgggaaaatattatataataatctGTACTATATGTTCTACAGGCTGGCACTACTGCGACATCGATGGACGACAGGCCACGTTCCTCTGCCCAAATGGCACCCAGTTCTCACAGGCGGTCTTCGTCTGCGACTGGTGGTTCAATGTGCGCTGCGATCTCTCACCCCGGCTGTATGCCATTAACGCCCGGCTCTATCAGCGTCCCAAGGTGAATCCCACTCGGCCACATCGCATCATCACCAAACAACTGGTCGAGGACATTTTCACCTGAGCACCGAGTGATCTTCCCATTAATAAATGTAGCTTAAGTTTGCCTATTAGTTAATACATTACTATGTGCTTTTATTATGCTGTAAATTCAGACATAGAATCTAATGGTTAAGACCATAAACAAGTTAATGCGCTAGGATGATTTGTACAGACTTTTTTCTTGCTGTAAAGACTTTGATATATTTCTAATAGTTTCAAAAGACTTTTAAGAAAAGTGTAAGCAATGCATTCAACAATCTAATGTTTTGCAATTTGTGTGctctattttaaaaatatttatttttaaaataactttCATCAGCTCTACGGGAAACATTCAAGTTAGAGGTATCACTTTAAGCTAAATTGAATGTTAAATTTGAAGTTTAAGCAGTTTGTTGTATACTTTATGTTAATTTTTGCAGACATTCCATTAgtaaaatgcatttcttttagcgtaaaaattgaaaaattctcATTTaagttttgtatatattttaaagtttcaGTACCAGatctaaaataaaattatttttaggaAACGAACCATCTTTTTTTCATTGCTAATTTGCAGATTAGACAACTGCTTGAATTGCAAAAAACTGGCATTACAATGGATAATGCTCAAAATGCGTTGAGTCAATTTGAAAGGGAAAAATGTGTGATTGATTGCACCCACTTTAAATGCCGTTCTGATAAGAAACtattgtttaaaaaatgaaCACGCCATATCTGATAGCCTAATGCCGGTTCCAGTCCCTTTATCCTTCATGGTTccctttttttaaatttttttcgtCGTGCTTATTAAATAATAGCCTTCGTTACTAAGTGAATTTTCGTTAATTGAATAATTGATACAGGCAGTTAAGCAGTTGTGTTGAGcagttaaaatatttgttatcGATGCTCTTCGAAGCTCATGGTGGTATTTTAATCTTAGAACATCTACTTGCAAGTAAGTTtagaatttttaataaatcaaATTGTTAAGAGAGTTCTTATTTGCATTAAAAGCAGTAAGAAGCTAGTGTGCTTATATCTACTTTGTGATTTGTATCATTCCCATTTATAATATACAGCGCAGTTTTAGGAGTGGAGTATAAATCTAAATCATGGTGTAAAGTGTGGCATACTTTTTACCCAGCAAGCAGTTGTGATGCATTCAGCCAAAAACACGCCAGACAAAAGCTGACGCCGCaacaagttggccaaaagacgtcatccgcagcagcatcaacgtCAGCAAAGGcggaaaaaaacgaaacaggtcgAAAGCGCCAAGAAACGAGAAGAGCAGCGGCCAAAATCGTGCAGTGCCGAGGTGCTCGGTATGCGGCTCAATGGTCTAGGGGTATGATTCTCGCTTTGGGTGCGAGAGGTCCCGGGTTCAAATCCCGGTTGAGCCCGGCTCCAATATTTTTAACTAGCTTGTGGCCAAATTTTTATAGCCACGGCCTAAAgttaattaaacaaacaaaacaaaagccaacgCCGCGAAATGAGCGATGTGAAAATGCAGATATTGCAAGGCATTTTCTTTCGGCCGGGCCAACAAATAAACGACGTTGCACAGATGGCAACGCGTTGATTGGatggcaaataaaatgaagtAGCAATAGCGGCTTACTGGCGATCAGAGATGGCAAGTATCGTAGAATTTATTGTACCTGTACCCAAATctggcatttttattataGGTACTTTTTCCACATCTTGGCAcatttatatgttttaattatgtATTATGTATTATGTTGTATAAACATTTATACAATGTGATTTGACGTTCATTgctatacatttttattttgtttatatctatatttaattttagggAGGAGCTACCTTGatattactattactatttaCTAATACAAGGCGAATTTAGATATAGATATCCTATTAAATTTCGTTAAGCTAAAAACGATTTTATTGGTAAAAAATGAGCTGTTGTAAAAGATTTTTGTCTTGCAAGTTGGCAATACCAAttgaattgtttaaaaataaacatataattATCAAATAAATGTGGCAAATCAAATGTTGAACCATTATTATCCGTTTATAATTATACATTTGTAATAACTTTGTTTTAACTTTGTATAAAAACATTTGTTGCCTCAGAGGCGCACAGCACCGCATGTAATGAAAGGCAGGCCAAGCGGATGGCTTTTCGGCTAATACTCGTATTACCACCAACTTTGAGCCAAGCACATGCAACTACTTGTTTTGGGGCATTAGCGATTGACTTGGCCGATAAGTCGTTGTGTGTTTTATCGCCgacaattggaaaattgaaCAATGAGTGTCGCTCTGAGCCCGAATGAAAACTCGAACTCCACGCGAACGGAAAGTGTGAAAGACATAAATTTAGGCCCATGATGTAACCCCCTAAGCAAACTATTTCTTTCGGATCATTTCCAGTTTATATTTGTGGGTAAAAGCCGGCACAAAGCCATCTGCCAGCTATAAATATGACTTGGCTTAAAGAATAGAGCCATCATATTTTGTAATAACCTTACATGGCCGTCGTAGCGAATTATTACCAAATCCGGAGACAGCCACCAAATGCATCGCcgaaaaaagtataaataaaaactactTTCACTAGCCGGTCGGTCGCATCGGAATTAAAATCACCCAGCAATATATGCAAGTTTTTTGATCCGCGTCCGCCATCTGACAAAAGTGCGGAGACTGGCGGTGGCCTTCGCATCGGGACAAGATGATCAGATCGGATCGGATCTGCAGCTGGCTGGAACAAGACGAGTTGGCAACAAGTGCGGGCCAGTTTGAGCCACAAACCAGCACACAACGTCAATTTGGCCAACCGAATTCGGTGGTAACATATTTGCTCAATGCAGGCTGGACACCAATCCAATCGAAACACAAAAAGTCACTTCTGGAGATGGTTTTCCACAGATACTTTTATGTTTATAGCATGTtcttcaaaaaatatgttttttattaattttgattAAGAAATAGTCTAAAGGAATGTCAATATAATTGAAATTCCTTTAAACTTAGTCGGAAATTTTTGATTACTAGATTTTTAGCTAATCATTATTAAAGGTGTGTCTTAaggaattaaatataaaatgtttaccCTGCTTACTTAAATTCCTTAAAAACAAATGGTATTCGATTGGCGCTAAACATTTTCGCATACCTTGGCCATTTACAAAAGCATCGAAAGGAAATATATGACAAACAGCTATGGAACAAATCGGACTTTTTGCCAC is part of the Drosophila sechellia strain sech25 chromosome 3R, ASM438219v1, whole genome shotgun sequence genome and encodes:
- the LOC6613742 gene encoding uncharacterized protein LOC6613742, giving the protein MLPRITFVFIIICGYLLFTDCHETVRSKRTKRPRAPEPVNFEPEPQQDLENDENGSQEKDLPEIPDNFLSPSVREYLELGKSIPGRPGVDYPILSAVPYTNFYCDEQEYPGFFADMETRCQGWHYCDIDGRQATFLCPNGTQFSQAVFVCDWWFNVRCDLSPRLYAINARLYQRPKVNPTRPHRIITKQLVEDIFT